TACAGGGAAGGTTTTATCTCTTGCTACATTTTTAATTCTTGTTCTTGCAATGGCTGGTCTTTCAATAGCAGTGGTAAACGCCCTGAAGAGCTCTTCCTGGGGTGTAATAACTGTAGGCCTAACTATTCCAATTGCTTTTATAATGGCGTTCTGGATGTATGTCTTTAGACCAGGGAAAGTCTTGGAGGCTACTTTAATAGGCGTGGCGCTCTTATTTGTGGTTACATGGATTGGCGGTTTGGTACCACCACAATCAGATCTTGGAAAGGCGCTTACTCTTAGTGAAAATACTGTAAAGATTATTTTGCCTACTTATGCTTTTATAGCATCAGTATTGCCCGTTTGGATGCTTTTGCTCCCAAGAGACTACTTGTCTAGTTACATGAAGATAGGCGTAGCTGTCGCAATTGCAATATGTGTTTTTATAGTGCATCCTAATCTTCAAATGCCAGCTTTTACTAAATTTGATGCAGGCGGCGGACCCATTATTCCGGGACCACTTTTTCCATACCTTTTTATTACAATTGCCTGTGGTGCTATATCGGGTTTTCATGCGCTGGTAGGTTCTGGTACTACCCCAAAGATGCTAAGCTGTGAAACCGACGCAAGATTTATAGGTTATGGTGCAATGTTAATGGAAAGTTTCGTAGGCGTTCTTGCTCTTATTGCAGCTTGCGTTCTTCCACAAGGAGATTATTTTGCAATCAATACTCCTCCTGCTGTATTTGAGAAATTGGGCATGGTAGCTAACCAGGTACCTGTGCTCTCTCAAATGGTTCACGAAAATCTTGCTGGAAGACCTGGCGGTGCTGTTTCTCTTGCTGCTGGCGTAGCATATATAACGGAGCAGGTGCCCTTTCTTTCTGGCATGATGGCATATTGGTATCACTTTATAATAATGTTTGAGGCGATGTTTATTTTATCTGCTATTGATGCAGGGACAAGAGTCGGCAGATATCTTTTGCAAGAATTTTTTGGTTATTTTGTTCCGCAGTTTAGGGATATGCACTGGAATTTTGGCATAATATCTACAGGATTCTTGGTTTCTTTCTTCTGGGGATATCTTTTGTACTCTGGTAGTGTTTCTACTATATGGCCAATTTTTGGTGCTACCAACCAGCTTCTTGCAACCTTTGCTCTAATAATATCTACTACAGAGATATTAAGAAGAACTGGCAAGTTGTCATATGCAATGGTTACCTTTTTGCCGGGCGTATTTATGACCGTTGTAACATTTTCTGCCTGTTGGCTTAACTTTAGCCACATATATTTGCCCCTTGCAATGAAAGGCAACGTTGCTATGGGAATAAACGCCTTTCTCTCTCTTTTACTTTTAGCTATGGGAATATGGCTGATTTTAGATTCTGTAAGAATTTGGTCAAATATTTTGTCTGGGAAAGAAGCAAAGAGCAAAGTATAATTAGTTTTTCTATAAATTTATAAAAATAGGGGCACGATTAATGTGCTCCTATTTTTTTGTTATACAATAATATAAATTTATTTTTTAGGAGGAAAGTTTGGCAAAGATTGTTGTTACAGGTGCAGCAGGATTTATTGGATCAAATATTGTAGATTACTGGATAGAAAAGGGACATGAGGTCTTATCAGTTGATGATTTATCCAGTGGGAATATTAATAATATCAACTCAAAGAGTTTATTTTTCCAGGGAGATATATGTTCAAAGAAAACTTCTAAAAAGATTTTAGAATTTTCACCTGATGTAATTTGTCATCAAGCAGCTCAGATATCAGTGCCTTATTCAGTAACTCATCCTTACATCGATGCAAAAATAAATATACTCGGTACTATAAGAATGCTTGAGTGTGCATCTAAATTAAAGGCAAAATTTTTGTTTGCATCAACTGGTGGAGCAATATATGGTGAAATAAAGGATATTGCAAATGAGGACACAGAACCTTCTGCT
Above is a genomic segment from Thermodesulfobium narugense DSM 14796 containing:
- a CDS encoding carbon starvation CstA family protein, with product MKATSIFGIVLLLIVALLSLLSVLSFPSALLLLVFGFAVWAIGYRYYSAFIAAKVMCLDSGAETPACKINDGRDFVPTNKYVLFGHQFAAISGAGPLIGPVLAAQFGFMPGLLWLVIGAALAGAVHDFVVLVASTRRGACSLADIARQEISSPTGKVLSLATFLILVLAMAGLSIAVVNALKSSSWGVITVGLTIPIAFIMAFWMYVFRPGKVLEATLIGVALLFVVTWIGGLVPPQSDLGKALTLSENTVKIILPTYAFIASVLPVWMLLLPRDYLSSYMKIGVAVAIAICVFIVHPNLQMPAFTKFDAGGGPIIPGPLFPYLFITIACGAISGFHALVGSGTTPKMLSCETDARFIGYGAMLMESFVGVLALIAACVLPQGDYFAINTPPAVFEKLGMVANQVPVLSQMVHENLAGRPGGAVSLAAGVAYITEQVPFLSGMMAYWYHFIIMFEAMFILSAIDAGTRVGRYLLQEFFGYFVPQFRDMHWNFGIISTGFLVSFFWGYLLYSGSVSTIWPIFGATNQLLATFALIISTTEILRRTGKLSYAMVTFLPGVFMTVVTFSACWLNFSHIYLPLAMKGNVAMGINAFLSLLLLAMGIWLILDSVRIWSNILSGKEAKSKV